In Desulfosporosinus youngiae DSM 17734, the genomic stretch AAAAGAAGTTTGATTGGCAAGCCCTAAGTAGGTTATAAATTAACTAATTAACAAATCAAAGTTATAATTAGTTTACCGCCATGAAAAATGAAGAGAATACTGCTTTTTATCATATCAATAATAAACCATTGATACAAGTATCTATTTAGATACCTCCATCAATGGTATTGTCAATAATGTTATCTATTTTCATAGGCGTTGAGGAAAACATTAGACTGTAGTTTATATTACTAAAATAATGTTCCACGTGGAACATTATTTTAGTCAATCCGGATGTTCCACAATTCCAATAGACGATTTAGTTCATCTTCGGAAAAATACTGTACTTCGATAGTTCCCTTTTTAGAGTCCCCCTTAACTATAACCTTTGTTTGAAAGTTGGTTCTTAACTGATCCTGTACATTGTGAAGCAAGGGGTTAATCTCCCGAGGGAGTTTTACATTTTTTACTTTTTCCGTGAGTCTATTAATAAGATTCTCTATGTCCCTTACTGATAATTGCTCTTTTGCCGCTTTTTGAGCTGCAAGTACCTGTAAAGAAGTATCTTTAACACTTAATAACACTTTAGCATGACCTAAGGATATGGAATTATCTCGAAGTAAATCAAGAACAGTATTAGGTAATTGAATGACACGTAGAAGATTTGTAATAGTAGAACGAGCTTTACCCACACGCTGGGCAACCTGTTCCTGACTTAATCCATATTCTTTAATAAGACGCTCATAAGCAAAACCTTCTTCAACAGCGGATAAATCCGCACGTTGAATATTTTCAATTAAAGCACGCTCGGCCATTTCTTGATCCGTACAAAATTGAACAATACACTTAATGGTCGTTAGACCAGCAATCTTGGCCGCCCTCAGCCTACGCTCCCCGGCGATAATAAAATATCGTTCACCAATAGGCCTCACCAAAATTGGTTGCAATAAACCATGAACACGTATTGAATCCGCTAAATCATTTAATGCTTCGGGTTCAAATTCTCTTCTTGGTTGATCAGGATTAGGATCAATACTTGAGATAAGAATTTCCTTTATGTCTGACTCATTTTCTGACTCATCCGAAATTAAGGCCTGGAGCCCCCGTCCTAGTCCTTTCTTAGACACGTTCTAAAACCTCCTTTGCTAAATCACGATATACTTCTGCACCCCTTGAACGACTATCATAAGTATTGATGGCCTTTCCATGGCTAGGGGCTTCACTTAAACGAACATTTCTTGGTACAATCGTTCGAAATACTTTGCGTGGAAAGTATTTTTTTACTTCATCAACTACTTGTATGGCTAAATTCGTGCGTGCATCAAACATTGTTAACAGAGCGCCTAAAATATTTAAATTAGGGTTGAGGTGTTTACGAACCCGTTCCAAAGTATTCATTAAAAGGGTTAACCCCTCAAGAGCGTAATACTCACATTGAATAGGAATAATAACATCAGTTGCCGCAGTTAAAGCATTTAAAGTAAGTAGGCCCAATGAAGGAGGGCAATCAATAATAATAAAATCATAATCGTCTTTTACGGATTCAATGGCATTTCTCAATTTACCCTCTCGTGAATTCTGAGCAACCAATTCAATTTCTGCACCGGCTAATTCAATACGCGCAGGAACAACCTTCAAGCCCTTCTGTTCGGTTTTCATAATTACTTGCTCAAGGGGGATATCATTAATTAATACATCATAAATGCAGCGAGTCAATTTTTGTTTAATTATTCCTACACCACTCGTAGCATTTCCTTGTGGATCTAAGTCAACAAGTAAAACACGTTTTCCTAATTCAGTCAAACAAGCGCTCAAATTTATCGCTGTTGTTGTCTTAGCAACACCGCCTTTTTGATTGGCAACAGCAAACACCTTAGTTATCAATAGTCCACACTTCCTTTATCTCTCGATACAAAATACCACATAACAATAAGTGATACATTAAACTTAACAACAATCCAGACTATAAGACATTTTCTCGTGGTGAAAATCTTCTACCTTCATTGTATCGTATTTAGTAAAACAAATATAGATTTATATTGGCAACAAAACCAATACAATTCGATTTTTAATTATATTTAAGAGTTTCAAAAAGAAGGAAGCATCTTTCAAAGGAGTGAACTAACGCAATTCGAGGCGATAAGCTCTACAAAGCTGGCGCGGAGACAGGGAGCCACAGGTTCACATCGGGTATTACCCAGGGGTTTGGCACGAAAGTGTCCGGTACGATAGTCTCCAGCGGAGAGTATCGCCGAAGCCGTGATCCCTTAAAGAATCCCTACCAGCGTAGGATACAGTTTCGCCGAAGCGGCTATCTCCAAAGAATACTTATCCGCTGAAGGTGGCTCCCTCATCGACGAGGGATCGAGCCTCGGAATACTGCGGTACACGAAGACACTGTCTTCGCACGAATTAACTAATCTTGCACGGATGTGGGGCAAAGCTGCCCGACCCGAGAGCACTCACTTTTTAATCCTCTGATGATGATGCGGCAACGGCATAAACCGCTACTCTAAAAAAGGTCCTAAAGACCTGCAGAAAAATCCCCAGGCCATCAAGCAGGGCAGCTTCGTCCACAGAAGCGAACCCATTGCATGGAGAGGCAGTAAAAGCCCACAAGCCGGTGCGGGGATACGGAGCCACGGGTTCACAAGGTATTACCCGGAGGTTTGGCGGAGTCCCGCACCGGCGAGTGGGCCAGCCTCGGAATGCTGCGGTAAGCGGATGTGGGCGAAACTGCCCGACCCGAGAACACTCACTTTTCAATCTTGCACGGATGTAGGCGAAGCTGCCCGACCCGGACACAGCTCCTTTTCATCCTTAGAGAAAGTATAACATCAATCCAAACCACCTAATAACACAAAAAAAGCGCTATTAACGCTTTTTCTGAAAATCAATACTACTTACGCACCAACCGCAACAATTTTAGGTAAAGGAATATAACGACTCTGCTTAAGAGGCTCGGTTTTTACAACTGTGCCATTCATTTTAACTATGCGAGAAGATTTCACTAAATAACCAGGTTGACCCTCTTGTTTAACAATTGATTCCCCATGGGCAAGTGTTTCATCAACAAGATTTTTAACTTCAAAAGGTATAACAGACTCTGTAGTATTACTTATACTAACTTCCTGCCCCGGAACTACCTTACCATAAAGTTCAATAGTAACTGAATTATTACTGACTTTAGAACGAAGCAAAAGATATCCTTCAGTATTATTAAGAAACTTTAAATCAAGATCAGGAAAGGCAACCGTTGCATCTTGGCCAAGCGGAACATAGGAAATAGCTAAATCATGATTACTTCGTTGGGTAACAGGCAAATTAGCAAGCAATCCGGTATTATATAACGTACTTGAAACTTGACAAATACCCCCTGCCAAGCCTGGAACAAATTGCCCGTTTACAATAACATAGGCATCTTTATATCCTGCCTCTACAGTTCTTTCACCAACGATCTTATTAAAGGATAAAGTATCACCAGGCTTGATTACAGCTTTATCTAAAGCATTTGCGGCAAGACGTACATTCCCGGATCTGGCAGTCTGGGTTGGATCAAATCGAGTCGTATAACTTGCCAAGAGACCGGTAATTTTTTGATCTTCTAACTGGGCAGCAGTTACTTGTGGAAATTGGTCTTTATAATGACCTTGAATCTCAGAAGGTGGATCATAAATATCAATACCTTTAATCTGAGTCATTAAGTCTTCAACATCAACCACTTGTCCAATCTGCTCTTTAGTAATAATCATAGTATTCTGAGGAGAAATCTTAAAAGAAGCATCGACAGCAGGATTATTTAAGGATTCCAGATTCTTATTAAGTTCCTGTAATAAGGTTTCATCGTTCCAATCATGAGATAAACTAAGGTCTATCCCTTTAGTTGCAGAAATCTTATTAATAATCTTATTAAGAATTGATCCATTCCTGCTGATATCATAGGCATCGTTTAGTGCCGAGTCAGCCGATACTAAAAGTCCTAGATCACCAAGCCTAAAATCAGGTGAATGTTGATCAATACTAAGTTTGAGAGTTTGATCCATTAAGCGTTGAATCTCTTTGTCCATTGTCTCTTTGGCCTGATCTTGAGTCATATTACCTATATTCACACCAGAAATGGTTACCCCATTAGTAATTAATTGGTTGTCCCAAGTATAAACTAAAGCCGAAAGACCAGCAAATACGATTAAAGAAAAAATTATAGCCAAATGAATATAGTATTTTTTGATCTTCTTAAAATTAAATCCTGTTCGGGATTTATTAGAAGAACTACGATTGTACGAACCTTTCAAATTGTCCCCCCCTACATCTATCTGAGCAAGCATGATACTATATTCTTAAATTCGACGTTCTACCCGTATTTCCTTCACAGTCCTACATAAAAAAGAGCCTTACTTCTTTGAGTAATGCCCTATTCGAACTAATTATTTAGGATCTAACAACTCAAACAATAGGATTCTTATTAGGAGTACCAGCTTTTCGCGGAAATTGTGAAGGGGTCTGAATCTCTTTCCGAATTAATAGCACTGCTCGATGCTCGGCATTCTCTCCCAAATTAAAATGTTCGATTCCCTCACAGATTCCACCTAAGATCTTTAAAGCCTTCTCAGATTCTGCTAATTCTTGATCAGCCTGTAATCCCTTTGCAGCCAGAAAAAGACCATTTACTTTAAGAACAGGCAAGGCAAACTCCAACAAAATAGGAAGTCTAGCCACTGCACGTGAGCTTACGGTGTCAAAATATCCTCTGTAATGTGAATCTCTGCCAAAATCTTCTGCCCTGGCATGAACCGTTATAACCTTTTTTAAATTTAATTTTTTAATCACCATGTCAAGAAAATCTAATCTCTTTTTTAGAGAATCTACTAGAACAACACTTAACTCCGGCCGCAAAATCTTAAGCGGGATACCCGGAAACCCTGCTCCGGTACCTAAATCAGCAAATCTATTACCTTGAATAAATTTAGAAAGAACCATCGAATCTATAAAGTGCTTTAAAATAACATCTTGGGGATCCGTAATTCTTGTCAAATTCAATTTCTGATTCCACTCAAGCAAGAGGTCCCCAAATTGACAAAGCTGAGTAACCTGTAATTCGCTTAAATCACAGCCAATATATTCATAGGTTAACCTTTTAATTAAAGGAGCATACTCATTAAACACCGTTATTTCTCCTTTCTACGTCGCTGTTCTAAAAAAACGAGTAAAACGGAAATATCAGCCGGAGTTACTCCTGTAATTCGAGAAGCCTGTCCTAAATTTAGAGGCTTGACCTCCATAAGCCTTTGTCTTCCTTCAGTGGATAAGCCCCGGATATCGTCGTAATTAATAGTGACCGGAAGAATCCGCTCTTCCAATTTGGAAAATTTTTCAATATCCTCTAATTGCTTTTCAATATATCCAGCATACTTGGCCTCAATCTCAGCCACTTCTAAAACTTCCGGATCAAACTTATTCAACTCAGGGATAAGCTTTATGAGATGTTTAAGAGAAAGTTCCGGTCTGCGGATCAACTCTTGCGCGCTTATTCCTCCCCGTGTAGGAGTAGACTTTGCTTCAATTAACATCACTTGCAGATCTTCTCTCAGAGGGGAGAAAACCGTAGATTTTAAACATCCTTTTATATACTCAAAGTTTTTCTTCTTTTCATTAAAACGCTGCCACCGTTCTTCGTTGACTAATCCAACCCCTCGTCCTTTCTCAGTTAATCTCAGATCAGCATTATCCTGACGAAGTACAAGCCGATACTCAGCTCGGGATGTTAAAAGACGATAAGGCTCTTTAACACCCTTTGTGACTAGATCATCCACTAAGACTCCTGCATAACCATCTGAACGCCGAAGAACAAAAGGGTCTTTTCCTAATGCTTGCAAAGCAGCATTAACTCCTGCGATTAATCCCTGAGCTGCTGCTTCCTCATATCCGGATGTTCCATTTAGCTGCCCGGCCGTAAATAAACCTTTTAATTGGCGAACCTCTAAACAAAGGGAAAGCTGACGAGGTAAAACATAATCATATTCAATTGCATACCCAGGTCTTAACATACGAACATTCTCTAAACCTGGAATACTTTCCAATATTTGAATTTGAACCTCCTCAGGCATGCTGGTCGATAAACCTGCCACATAAAGTTCATCACTCTGCCAGCCTTCAGGCTCTAAAAAAATCTGATGAGAATCCCGATCCGCGAAACGAACCACTTTATCTTCGATGGAAGGACAATAGCGCGGACCAATGCCCTCAATTTTTCCTGAGTACAAAGGTGCACGATAAAGATTATCCCGAATAATACCGTGAGTTTTAGCTGAGGTATATCCTAACCAACAGGATTCTTGTTTAGAAGGATCTCCATGCCAAAACTTAGACTCAGTGGGCATAAATGAAAAACGCCAAGGGATTTGATCACCGGGTTGGATAGAAAACTTTGAATAATCAACAGACTGGCGCTGAATCCTTGGTGGTGTTCCTGTTTTAAATCTGCCTAATTCTACACCGAATTCTTTGAGCGAATCTGAAAGAGACATTGCCGGCATCTGACCATTGGGTCCGCCTTGGTACATAGAATCTCCAATAATTATCCTGCCGCGCAGATAAGTTCCGCTTGTCAATACAATATTCCCTGATTCAAATCGTGCACCGGTACGAGTTACAACACCGGCTATCTTATAATTATCAACAACAATTCTTTCTACAAGACCTTGAATAATCGTCAATTGAGGCTGCGAAAGCAACACATTTCGCATATGATTTTGATAGGCTTGTTTATCCGATTGTATTCTCAAGGCATGAACAGCCGGACCCTTTCCAGTATTCAGCATTTTAACTTGTAACGAGGTCTCATCCGCAGTAATACCCATTTGACCACCTAAAGCATCAATTTCCCGAACTAAATGCCCCTTAGCTGGTCCTCCCAGAGAAGGATTACACGGCATATGTGCAACCGTATCTAAACTTAAAGTAAGCAAAAGCGTCTCGCAGCCAATTCGTGCGGCGGCAAGAGCGGCCTCACATCCGGCATGTCCTGCTCCGACGACGATCACATCGTATTTTCCAGCAAAGTATTCCAAAACTCATCCTACTTTCCAATACAAAATCGAGAAAAAATATCCTCAAGAAGGGACTCTTGAACATCATGACCTGTTATTTCCGAAACATATTGTAAAGCTCGTCGAATATCAATAGAAAGTATATCCCAAGGCATCCCTAACTGCAAACTCTCCAGTGCTTGTTTCAAAGCACTGTCACAATGCACTAAAGAAGAAATCTGCCGTACATTGGAAAGAAGTGGATCTGTGGAGGGAATACTCTCTCCTTGATAAACTCTCTTTCTTATTTCCTCTTCCAGCTCTGTAAATCCCCTGTTCTCATGAACCGAAAAAGGTATCCAGAATCCTTTCTCACTAAGCGAAATAACCTCTTGATTTTC encodes the following:
- a CDS encoding ParA family protein, with product MTKVFAVANQKGGVAKTTTAINLSACLTELGKRVLLVDLDPQGNATSGVGIIKQKLTRCIYDVLINDIPLEQVIMKTEQKGLKVVPARIELAGAEIELVAQNSREGKLRNAIESVKDDYDFIIIDCPPSLGLLTLNALTAATDVIIPIQCEYYALEGLTLLMNTLERVRKHLNPNLNILGALLTMFDARTNLAIQVVDEVKKYFPRKVFRTIVPRNVRLSEAPSHGKAINTYDSRSRGAEVYRDLAKEVLERV
- a CDS encoding ParB/RepB/Spo0J family partition protein — encoded protein: MSKKGLGRGLQALISDESENESDIKEILISSIDPNPDQPRREFEPEALNDLADSIRVHGLLQPILVRPIGERYFIIAGERRLRAAKIAGLTTIKCIVQFCTDQEMAERALIENIQRADLSAVEEGFAYERLIKEYGLSQEQVAQRVGKARSTITNLLRVIQLPNTVLDLLRDNSISLGHAKVLLSVKDTSLQVLAAQKAAKEQLSVRDIENLINRLTEKVKNVKLPREINPLLHNVQDQLRTNFQTKVIVKGDSKKGTIEVQYFSEDELNRLLELWNIRID
- the rsmG gene encoding 16S rRNA (guanine(527)-N(7))-methyltransferase RsmG, encoding MFNEYAPLIKRLTYEYIGCDLSELQVTQLCQFGDLLLEWNQKLNLTRITDPQDVILKHFIDSMVLSKFIQGNRFADLGTGAGFPGIPLKILRPELSVVLVDSLKKRLDFLDMVIKKLNLKKVITVHARAEDFGRDSHYRGYFDTVSSRAVARLPILLEFALPVLKVNGLFLAAKGLQADQELAESEKALKILGGICEGIEHFNLGENAEHRAVLLIRKEIQTPSQFPRKAGTPNKNPIV
- a CDS encoding VanW family protein — encoded protein: MKGSYNRSSSNKSRTGFNFKKIKKYYIHLAIIFSLIVFAGLSALVYTWDNQLITNGVTISGVNIGNMTQDQAKETMDKEIQRLMDQTLKLSIDQHSPDFRLGDLGLLVSADSALNDAYDISRNGSILNKIINKISATKGIDLSLSHDWNDETLLQELNKNLESLNNPAVDASFKISPQNTMIITKEQIGQVVDVEDLMTQIKGIDIYDPPSEIQGHYKDQFPQVTAAQLEDQKITGLLASYTTRFDPTQTARSGNVRLAANALDKAVIKPGDTLSFNKIVGERTVEAGYKDAYVIVNGQFVPGLAGGICQVSSTLYNTGLLANLPVTQRSNHDLAISYVPLGQDATVAFPDLDLKFLNNTEGYLLLRSKVSNNSVTIELYGKVVPGQEVSISNTTESVIPFEVKNLVDETLAHGESIVKQEGQPGYLVKSSRIVKMNGTVVKTEPLKQSRYIPLPKIVAVGA
- the mnmG gene encoding tRNA uridine-5-carboxymethylaminomethyl(34) synthesis enzyme MnmG translates to MEYFAGKYDVIVVGAGHAGCEAALAAARIGCETLLLTLSLDTVAHMPCNPSLGGPAKGHLVREIDALGGQMGITADETSLQVKMLNTGKGPAVHALRIQSDKQAYQNHMRNVLLSQPQLTIIQGLVERIVVDNYKIAGVVTRTGARFESGNIVLTSGTYLRGRIIIGDSMYQGGPNGQMPAMSLSDSLKEFGVELGRFKTGTPPRIQRQSVDYSKFSIQPGDQIPWRFSFMPTESKFWHGDPSKQESCWLGYTSAKTHGIIRDNLYRAPLYSGKIEGIGPRYCPSIEDKVVRFADRDSHQIFLEPEGWQSDELYVAGLSTSMPEEVQIQILESIPGLENVRMLRPGYAIEYDYVLPRQLSLCLEVRQLKGLFTAGQLNGTSGYEEAAAQGLIAGVNAALQALGKDPFVLRRSDGYAGVLVDDLVTKGVKEPYRLLTSRAEYRLVLRQDNADLRLTEKGRGVGLVNEERWQRFNEKKKNFEYIKGCLKSTVFSPLREDLQVMLIEAKSTPTRGGISAQELIRRPELSLKHLIKLIPELNKFDPEVLEVAEIEAKYAGYIEKQLEDIEKFSKLEERILPVTINYDDIRGLSTEGRQRLMEVKPLNLGQASRITGVTPADISVLLVFLEQRRRKEK